The following are encoded in a window of Fibrobacter succinogenes genomic DNA:
- a CDS encoding T9SS C-terminal target domain-containing protein has translation MNKKLTIASALLAASAAFAFQTWIGADEGSYRVLTEIGNSTDTEGYWFSYNDKNDGGESEVVWPVTPGTTYSDDALDPIIDECKGVCGTASLSKGTLTYPAFVGIGFNVVGENAKDKTKSDPGDATAWGGVCITYTSDAKAQLELGLGDFDTEIKYANPYVDLAKATSPMTKTISWSQFKQPTWYTDKNKISGDEAAAQLVAIKFKIQGADGDYKFNICAIGVLFTLSVVHPLLRLSSLAVPSASLALSPTQLQKS, from the coding sequence ATGAATAAGAAACTCACAATTGCATCGGCACTTCTTGCTGCCTCTGCTGCATTTGCTTTCCAAACATGGATTGGTGCTGATGAAGGCTCCTACCGTGTTTTGACTGAAATTGGTAACAGTACCGATACCGAAGGCTATTGGTTTAGCTATAACGATAAGAATGACGGCGGTGAATCCGAGGTTGTTTGGCCGGTTACTCCGGGTACTACCTATTCCGACGACGCTTTGGACCCGATTATTGATGAATGCAAGGGTGTTTGCGGTACAGCTTCCCTTTCCAAGGGCACCTTGACCTATCCGGCATTTGTTGGTATCGGCTTTAACGTTGTCGGTGAAAATGCTAAGGATAAAACCAAGTCTGATCCGGGTGACGCTACTGCTTGGGGTGGTGTTTGCATTACCTATACCTCTGATGCTAAGGCCCAACTTGAACTCGGTCTCGGTGACTTCGACACTGAAATTAAGTATGCTAACCCGTACGTTGATCTTGCCAAGGCTACTTCGCCTATGACGAAGACCATTTCTTGGTCTCAGTTTAAGCAGCCGACTTGGTACACTGACAAAAACAAGATTTCCGGTGATGAAGCTGCAGCTCAGCTCGTTGCTATTAAGTTCAAAATTCAGGGCGCTGATGGTGACTATAAGTTTAACATCTGCGCAATTGGGGTGCTATTCACTCTGTCCGTGGTGCATCCTCTGTTAAGGCTCTCCTCTCTGGCCGTACCCTCAGCTTCTCTGGCGTTAAGTCCGACGCAACTGCAGAAGTCATGA
- a CDS encoding T9SS type A sorting domain-containing protein, protein MNLQGQVVAKGDASSAMNLSALDAGVYMVRVAGKSVNFTNKIVLK, encoded by the coding sequence ATGAACCTCCAGGGTCAGGTTGTTGCTAAGGGTGACGCTTCTAGCGCAATGAACCTCTCTGCTCTCGATGCAGGCGTCTACATGGTTCGCGTTGCTGGCAAGTCCGTCAACTTCACCAACAAGATTGTCTTGAAGTAA
- a CDS encoding glycosyl hydrolase family 8, which translates to MTFKKILLPAFIGSAFFLGACGDDAPVSPNNLTPSSAVVNPSLSSSSGITPLPTSSAPVPASSSAASVVVNYPQLATGANSTYALANYTYWKSYHVSSVEQDMALYPSIAPEFPLVFSAAFLPASRVIWSNQSTGYYKQSCSVDDAVDNKYRACTVSEGMGYGMLLAYFNGDDATFNSLWNYTRAFRDYEGTGLMPWITYSFHYSTPDNSSATDADLDIATSLILMYYKTGNAMYLQDALVLVNALWNLEVNPANLLLYSGDTDLWKGANPAYNLSYFSPVALRLFAIVDPAHNWTGVLEAMYAYMQKVQNAGTGVFPDWSNEAGVAVNPPNNSATTTYWTFNKEAVRIPWRIAWDYYWYQDPRAATILTKLNTFISDKAKGNPDDKALAVNYSWNLDVGKDKTNNTSVPSEWYAAWCATGIAGNAAWLNACTMGMNNTVHTNGLPLWNSKSSYFSDILFTMYSGLLNGAFLRPAGI; encoded by the coding sequence ATGACTTTCAAAAAAATCCTGTTGCCTGCTTTTATTGGCTCAGCTTTTTTCTTGGGCGCCTGTGGCGATGACGCTCCGGTTTCTCCAAATAATTTGACTCCGAGCTCTGCTGTTGTCAATCCGTCTTTGAGCTCTTCTTCTGGAATTACACCGTTGCCGACCTCCTCTGCTCCGGTTCCTGCAAGCTCATCGGCGGCATCTGTTGTTGTAAATTATCCTCAGCTTGCGACTGGGGCAAATAGTACATATGCATTAGCCAATTATACATATTGGAAGTCTTATCATGTTTCTTCAGTAGAACAGGATATGGCTCTTTATCCGTCTATTGCGCCTGAATTTCCGCTGGTGTTTTCGGCGGCGTTCTTGCCGGCTAGTCGTGTCATTTGGTCGAACCAATCAACGGGTTATTACAAACAGTCTTGTTCTGTAGATGATGCTGTAGATAACAAATACCGCGCTTGTACTGTATCTGAAGGTATGGGTTACGGTATGCTTTTGGCTTATTTTAATGGCGATGATGCAACGTTCAATTCCTTGTGGAATTACACGCGTGCCTTCAGGGATTATGAAGGTACAGGGCTTATGCCGTGGATTACCTACTCGTTCCACTACTCAACTCCGGATAATTCCAGTGCAACGGATGCCGATTTGGATATTGCAACGTCCTTGATTCTTATGTATTACAAGACAGGCAATGCAATGTACTTGCAAGATGCTTTGGTCCTTGTGAATGCCCTTTGGAATTTAGAAGTGAACCCGGCGAATTTGCTCCTTTACTCTGGTGATACAGATCTTTGGAAGGGCGCCAATCCGGCTTACAACTTGAGCTACTTCTCTCCGGTGGCGCTTAGACTCTTTGCTATTGTGGATCCGGCACATAATTGGACTGGTGTGTTGGAAGCCATGTACGCTTACATGCAGAAGGTGCAGAATGCTGGTACGGGCGTGTTCCCGGATTGGAGCAATGAGGCTGGTGTAGCTGTTAATCCGCCTAACAATTCTGCAACTACTACCTACTGGACATTCAACAAGGAAGCTGTCCGTATTCCGTGGCGTATTGCTTGGGATTATTATTGGTATCAGGATCCTCGTGCGGCTACGATTCTCACCAAGTTGAATACGTTTATTTCGGATAAGGCTAAGGGCAATCCTGATGATAAGGCTCTTGCTGTTAACTATTCATGGAATTTGGATGTGGGTAAAGACAAAACGAACAATACCTCCGTTCCGTCAGAGTGGTATGCCGCTTGGTGCGCTACGGGTATTGCTGGCAATGCTGCATGGCTCAATGCTTGCACTATGGGCATGAATAACACGGTTCACACGAATGGATTGCCTCTTTGGAATTCTAAATCGAGCTATTTCTCGGATATCTTGTTTACGATGTATTCGGGCTTGTTGAACGGTGCGTTCCTCCGCCCTGCCGGAATCTAG
- a CDS encoding BatD family protein, with protein MKKNANTKVSKPVKAKKAKAETQEKNADSLLVATKNDSTNVLAVEPDSSSVGGSANELQLPTPEQLGISISTGLSGAPLKVIVGDTIDFPVTVSWSAQGSAILVVPTSSANAKGLLQLGVSQESSRTVKDGKELAQITFNYKLVVQDTGNLNIPAMRFEIPTPMGQSLDLRSDSVPLRADAPVSMLPIVVGVFVALCLVFAGLWRVRRRAKAKKVLEKWKDALAAIREHMLVLKQRVNVADSREWLLELEGVCKEYVALRFHVKDASSVNLDNLVKEGVLDGWEHLVEEFAHARYGGGIRDSFENKETWKIALSLMGLEEE; from the coding sequence ATGAAAAAGAACGCGAATACTAAGGTCTCGAAGCCTGTCAAGGCGAAAAAAGCTAAGGCCGAGACTCAAGAAAAAAATGCTGACTCGTTGCTTGTTGCAACGAAAAACGATTCGACGAATGTCCTTGCGGTAGAACCGGATAGCTCAAGTGTGGGTGGTTCTGCGAACGAACTCCAGCTCCCGACGCCGGAGCAATTAGGTATTTCTATATCGACGGGATTGTCTGGCGCTCCGCTTAAGGTGATCGTGGGCGATACGATTGATTTTCCGGTGACGGTCTCATGGAGTGCTCAAGGCAGTGCCATTTTGGTGGTGCCTACGAGTTCTGCCAATGCGAAGGGGCTTTTGCAGTTGGGCGTTTCGCAGGAATCGAGTCGTACGGTGAAGGATGGCAAGGAACTGGCGCAGATTACGTTCAATTACAAGCTCGTTGTTCAGGATACGGGTAACTTGAATATCCCGGCGATGCGATTTGAAATCCCGACGCCTATGGGCCAGTCGCTGGACTTGCGTAGCGATTCTGTGCCGCTGCGTGCTGACGCTCCTGTGAGTATGTTGCCGATTGTGGTTGGCGTTTTTGTCGCTTTGTGCTTGGTTTTTGCTGGTCTGTGGCGTGTGCGTCGCAGAGCAAAGGCTAAAAAGGTTCTTGAAAAATGGAAAGATGCTTTGGCTGCAATCCGTGAACACATGCTTGTTTTGAAGCAACGCGTGAATGTGGCCGATAGCCGCGAATGGCTTTTGGAACTTGAAGGCGTTTGCAAAGAATACGTGGCGCTTCGTTTTCATGTCAAGGATGCATCTTCAGTCAATCTTGATAATCTTGTGAAAGAGGGTGTGCTTGATGGCTGGGAACATCTTGTTGAAGAATTTGCTCATGCCCGCTATGGTGGCGGCATCCGCGATAGCTTTGAAAATAAGGAAACTTGGAAAATAGCCTTGTCGCTGATGGGCTTGGAAGAAGAGTGA